A window of Candidatus Hydrogenedens sp. genomic DNA:
GGGACACATACAGGATTGGATGATGACGACTTGAGTTATCTTGCCATTTATAGATTAGACGCTGTGGCTGCAATAGAAGTAGATAATAATGCCCTTCCTAAGAAAATATATTTCGCCCATTTGCTCCCTGCAAATGATGAGAATAAATCGTGGCAAATTTATCCCCCGACTACAGTTTATGATTTGAAAGAAGATTTTTTAGAATTAATTCAATCTTTGGAAGAAGAATTAGAACGCAACCGTGTCTTCAATCAACCTAATTTAAAAGGGGACAATGCCATTCTAATTCATGTATCCACACAACCTTTGTCTACTATACAGGATTCGGTGCAGGAACTTACAGAGTTAGCCCGAAGTGCCGGGATAAAGGTACTGGATAAAGTAATACAAAGGAGACCTCCTGACGCAAGGTATGTATTAGGACAGGGTAAGTTCAAACAGATACTTATACGGGCGGTGCAATTAGGGGCAGATATGCTTGTTTTTGACCAGAATCTAAGCCCATCGCAAGTAAAGTCTTTATCTGACTTTACTGATTTGAAAATTTTAGATAGGACACAGGTGATATTGGATATATTTGCTCAACATGCAATTACACGAGAAGGAAAGATTCAAGTAGAGTTAGCCCAACTAAAATATCTATTTCCGTTTCTGGGTATAAAACAAACAGCACTGTCGCGATTGACAGGTGGAATTGGTGGAAGGGGGCCCGGTGAAACGAAATTGGAAATTGATAGAAGAAGGGCGAGAGACCGAATTGCTCAATTAGAGCAAGAAGTAAAGGAATTGGGAAAACGAAGAGAATTAAGAAGGCAGGTCCGAACGGTTCGTCAAGTTCCGACCGTGGCTATTGTCGGATATACAAATGCGGGAAAATCTACTTTGCTAAACAATTTGACAAATAGCACAGTTGTTGCAGAGGATTTTTTATTTGCCACCTTACACCCAGTTTCAAGAAGATTGCGTTTCCCTCGCGAAAGGGAAGTAATTATTATTGATACAGTCGGTTTTATACGGAATCTGCCCAAAGACTTGATGTCCGCATTCCGAACAACATTTGAAGAAATTAATGATGCGGATTTATTATTACATGTATTAGATGTTTCATCGGAAGATGTTGAAGAAAAACACGATACCGTAGTAAGACTGTTAAAAGATTTAGAATTGGATACCAAACCACGAATTAATGTGTTAAATAAAATTGATAAGGCCAATCCCTCTATTGTTCAAGGGTTAATTCAACAATATGATGGAGTTCCTATTAGTGCCCTGGATTCTTCAACATTTAATCCTTTACTTAAAAAGATGGAGATACTTCTTTGGGGACGAACAGCGTTATACGAATCAAAATTTTAGTAATGTTTCTTTTATTAGGGACTTTGTTTCAATGTTCTAAAAGTGCCGATGTGGCTACAACTATAACATTGGCAAAAAATAAAGTGAATGAGTATTATCAACTACAAGAACAAATTAAAAATACGCCAACTTCTTCATCGCAACAATTACAAGAATTAAATGTAAAAGCCCGTTCTTTAATAAATGATGCTCAAATTATGTTGGAGCAAATAGATGTGGTAAATCTGGATTTTTCAGAGGGGATTGATGTATATCTGAATGTTTTAGAGATTCAGGGCAATCATGATTGGGTCGTTAAAATTTTAGAGAAACTTGTCAGAAAAAATTCAGATAATGGAGATTATTGGGTCAGAATGGGCTGGAATAATATGAAGAAAGGGAATGAATATCTTCAGGAGGCTTTCCGTTGTTTTGAAAAAGCCGTAAAATTAAAGGTGTCAGAAAAAGAGAAAATACGATTATGGAGTTCTTTTGGAGATATTTATTGGGAATTAAGACAAATAGAACCAGCGAGAGAATCATATAAAAAGGCTTTGGAAATAGACAGTGATATTTGGTCAAAAGTTGGTTTGTCGGGTATTGATGTTGTTGATGGGAATATGAAAGAAGCAGAGGATAGGCTGGTATCAATTGGTAAGGATTTACAGCAATACGATGTTCCTGTTCGTTTAAGAATGAGGGAGGCATTATCAATATTTGAAGAGCAGAAAAAAAATATTGATGAAAAGGCAGAGATGATGATGGCCTATAGCCATATATTATATAGAGCAGGAAGGATAGAGGATGCTATTGCCACAGCAAATCACGCTTTGTTTATGAATAATCAAAATTGGGAAGGGTGGAATTTCTTAGGCAGTATATACCTTCAGTTAGGTTATTTAAAAGATGCA
This region includes:
- the hflX gene encoding GTPase HflX, encoding GLKANQIKRLESLKNRKPVATRIISVELSRTLCELSHEISRQIGVLIDRKGRITDVCVGDAQSIPMPPIERRALNRLSEVRLVHTHLGTHTGLDDDDLSYLAIYRLDAVAAIEVDNNALPKKIYFAHLLPANDENKSWQIYPPTTVYDLKEDFLELIQSLEEELERNRVFNQPNLKGDNAILIHVSTQPLSTIQDSVQELTELARSAGIKVLDKVIQRRPPDARYVLGQGKFKQILIRAVQLGADMLVFDQNLSPSQVKSLSDFTDLKILDRTQVILDIFAQHAITREGKIQVELAQLKYLFPFLGIKQTALSRLTGGIGGRGPGETKLEIDRRRARDRIAQLEQEVKELGKRRELRRQVRTVRQVPTVAIVGYTNAGKSTLLNNLTNSTVVAEDFLFATLHPVSRRLRFPREREVIIIDTVGFIRNLPKDLMSAFRTTFEEINDADLLLHVLDVSSEDVEEKHDTVVRLLKDLELDTKPRINVLNKIDKANPSIVQGLIQQYDGVPISALDSSTFNPLLKKMEILLWGRTALYESKF
- a CDS encoding tetratricopeptide repeat protein, with amino-acid sequence MGTNSVIRIKILVMFLLLGTLFQCSKSADVATTITLAKNKVNEYYQLQEQIKNTPTSSSQQLQELNVKARSLINDAQIMLEQIDVVNLDFSEGIDVYLNVLEIQGNHDWVVKILEKLVRKNSDNGDYWVRMGWNNMKKGNEYLQEAFRCFEKAVKLKVSEKEKIRLWSSFGDIYWELRQIEPARESYKKALEIDSDIWSKVGLSGIDVVDGNMKEAEDRLVSIGKDLQQYDVPVRLRMREALSIFEEQKKNIDEKAEMMMAYSHILYRAGRIEDAIATANHALFMNNQNWEGWNFLGSIYLQLGYLKDAEKTFLESLKVNSEQPNVKKIVEELSKSKETSPTTDKSPQPLIFRKN